Genomic window (Kazachstania africana CBS 2517 chromosome 10, complete genome):
TCATTTGCAGTTTGACGTATGTAAACTGGAACaaatttgttatttttcCAGAACTTGTGTAAGGATGGGGTTAAACCGTACGAAACACCGAGGTAATGTAAGAAATGTGGTGGTTGTTCGGAAAGTTTTAATAGCAAAGGTGGTAAAGTACTTGCGTCTCtcaatttaatttcatccttTAATAAATTGGTCTTAGCAAGCTCTTTATCGCTGACTCTCTTTAACGAATAATTTCTTGGTTTATCACTTTCTGACATATCGGTGAATTTACCTTCGAAGTAATCTCTTAGTAGTTCGATCGATCTAGAACCATAACCCATTGAAGCATATTCGGGATTAGTTGCAATTCTAACAATACGAGCACCACTTAATCCTgcaaattcttcatcttgaAATTGCTGGGAGATTAACCACGGAATCAAATCACCACCAGCTCTTTGGCCTCTTGAAAGAGAATTTCTAACGCTTTGTTTCGAAATTTGACCTTCTAATGCAACTTGTATAACACATAATGGGTCTGGGATTCTATTACCATTCTTTGGATCAATTGGAGGTAAGAGAACAAATAATTGATGTGCAGGGGCATCACTCATCAATTGTAAATCATTTGGAGAGTTCTTGTAATGTGATGATACATAAAGGGCCATCATCTTTTCAAGGAAATTTTCCGACACTGGATGGTATGAAAATAATGTGTCTCTGTTaacaatgaaaagattacaTTGTGAAGGATGTGGAGTACCCTTGGAGGCGAATCTTGAGTTCTTAATTAATGTTACGTCTAAACAAAGTAACTTGTTtaaccatttttcaattggatCGCCTTCGGCATATCTAATCGGTTCTTCTAAAGCAATTTCTCTTAATTGACGAGATccaatatttgaagaagcaatATCGTTCTGTTTTTTATCTCTTGAAACAAAGGCAGTTTGAGAAATGTCACGACCACCTGTAGTTGTTTGGTTACGTAACTGTTGAATTAATTTTAAGGATAAAGATCTGCCTGTACCTTCATAACCGTTGATAGTAGAAGCCATAAAAACTAAATATGGACCCAATAAGTTCTTAACAATAGGTAACGGAATTGCAGCAGCTTCATCAATGACAACTAATTCTGCTTGGCCTAAAACATGAGAATCTTGAGGgataatatattgaatagTTTGTCTGTGACCTCTCTTAATGTCGACTCTGACAATGGCGTTGTTAAACTCAGGATTTGTGGattgaataatatcatAATCAATATGTTCTTGATAACCCAGGGCATCGAAAcctttgaagataaattcGAATAGCgtcttcaaattttccgGAGATGGTGAAGTAACGAAAATATTGGAATAACCATGAGATACGGATGCAGCAATGGCAATACCCAAAGCAGCAGATTTACCTCTACCTCTACCTGCTGTTAATGCCACGGTAGAATTCAATGTCTTTTCTGAAATAGCATCAATAAATGTCAATATGGCATGCGCTTGATTGacagtttttgaaagagcCACTAAAGAACCTGCAGGTTGGACATCTTCTAAagattctttcaaatctttcagTTCCATTTCCTTTGGAGATAAAATGTCATCATCCTTTGGAGGTAATGGTTTGACATTTTTGGCACCTGAAATAGGTAAGACgtttaattcatcatccACAACCAGACAATTTTCATTGGAACCCAGAGATAGAATAAACCTTTCATTAAATCTTGCAACAACGTCATCATGAGCTTCAGTACGATAACGAGAATGTACATCCATAGTCATTGTATAAAGTTGTTTTAAAGATGAcattgatttcaataagATAACAACAATACCACCACCCTCGACGGTTTCAATAGTTCTTGCCAATAAATTTGGGGTTAAGgcttcaaaatcttgtaGGATACACATACCATAGGTGTTacccaaaattttttcagtttctttaTAATAAACGTAtctaatattttgattagAAATGAAACCCTCGAAAGGATCTTGATCATTAGCCTCTCTTGTACCTCTTttaatttccttttttatCTTAgcttctctcttttttctatGAGAAGTAAAACCAAGAAGTCTTTTCTTATAAGCCCAAAGAACAGActtattcattttcaaatctgcactcatcattaaataatgtAAATTTGGTAATTGATTACGTGCTCTGTCACCAACGATGACAAAGAAAGATCTTTGCTTTTCTTGCACACCATTTCTAATCAAAGCTGGAATACGAGCATCAATAGCTTTTTTCACCATATTTGCGCTTTCCTTGACCTTTATCTTGTGAAGTTACATTATAAAAAGATGAGATGAGCATCTCTttactttttcattttttttcaatattgatagactagaaaagaaaaaaatgacaaaaaattttgcgGATGCTGGCAGCCGGGTAATAGCGCAAATACCAAAAAATCGATTTCGAGTGCAACCCACATTAGAGAACAGCTCAGCGGCTAATTATTGGCAGCAGTATAACCGGTTCCAAGTTTTGGGCAGGGGACTATTCGTTGGGTGAAGCctcaataataatttagTAGGTGTTATAGCTTTCATCTTTGAGGTTGGAACACTTGCTGTTGATATGTTGGTGGGGGGGAATCAACCAGTCATGATTCCCAAAAAGGCACcagaaattaattgaaCGCTCAGCAAGTATTCATTGTCTGGTATTTAGAATAGAAAATCCAACTATCCCACTACCATATAGAAAGTCTGCCTATCTAATTCAAAATGCCTGAAAAGGTAGAAGTGTctattcttcaaaattataaatatgCTGAACTGATTATGATTTTTTCATGGCAGTTAGAAAGTAAATGCGAATTCTGTGGATCGAACACAGGACCTCCAGATAACAGTCGACCGAAGTTAACAATCTTCAGTCTGGCGCTCTCCCAACTGAGCTAAATCCGCTAATAGCTTGAAGTTTCAGCGATTTGAACGTAGTCCATATACCTCGAATCGATAAACTTCCTCTCCCCCCATTAAACACTCCCTTCCTAAAAAcgtaaaaataaaaacaatCACACACTGTGCTAGGAAGTTTGGTTGTACGAAATATGAGCCACTACTCAAATCGTCCagaatttaaaattttgttctGGTGCAGAACgtttagaaaatttttcaaagcaaGTTACGATTATGCTGACAGAGTAGGCTACAtcataaaaaaaagtagtACCATAGTAAGAGAATAAGTGAGGCAAGAAAATTACAGAATGATATCCCTTGGTAAAGACGGGTAAGTAATGAATCGTTCATATGAAAGAACTTTCAAGGAAACTCTGAAGACTTCACAATGGTCTGAAGCATTCTGCCTTCgctcttcttcttccattaTTCATGTAAGTAGCATCCTGCAATGCTCAAATAGCTTTTCTTGTACATCATGAATTAAAGGAATGCCAACTCTTCTATTTCACCGTATCTTTCCTGCTTACCTAATGATTTCACGCACATTATTCTGTTctattctttcattttctcggcaagaagagaagaatgACATAGACAGCAATGTCTTCAAATAAAGTATAGATTGAGAAAGAGTTTGAGAGGGAGCGTTTGATTATGCTCACTTGCAGCGCTACTTTAATTGGCAAACAAATAGTCAGATAACCATCAAacaaataacaaaaaaaaatgtcaGTACCAAAAACTATGAAAGCTGTTTTTGTCGAGGCTGGAGATGAACCAGTCTTAAAATCAAATGTACCGTTACCAAAAGTAAAGGACGGTCATCTTTTATTGAAGACCAAGGCCGCAGCCGGTAATCCAACTGACTGGAAACATGTTGTGCACAAAATGGGCGGTGTGAATTGTGTATTAGGTTGCGACGTTGCAGGTGAAATTGTCCAATTGGGTCCAAATGTCGATGAAAAGAAGTTCCGCGTTGGCGACAACGTCTATGGTTTCATTCACGGCGCATCAGCAAATTGTCCAGAAAATGGTGCCTTTGCTGAATATGCTGTCTTAGATTCTAAGTTAGCTTTCAGAGCCCCAACCGATATTAGATTCAGTGGAAAAGAGAATATTCCGCCTGGTCCAATTACCACTTTTGAAGGGGCCGCGTCTATTCCATGCTCCTGGGGTACTGCTGGTGCCACCTTATTCCATCACTTCGACTTAAAGTACGATTGGTCTGAAGACAAGCCACAATACgattttcctcttttggTCTGGGGTGGTGCCACGGCGTTGGGTCAAGCTATTATCCAATTAGCAAAGAGATTCAACTGTTACAGTAAAATTATCACAGTTGCGTCCAAGAAACATGAAGCACAATTAAAGGCATACGGTGCTGACGAAGTATACGACTATCATGATGGAGATATTATCGaacaaataaaaaacaAATACTGCAATATTAAACATCTATTGGATTGTGTTTCTTCCACTGAGACAATCCAACAGGTATATCAATGTTCCCCggataaagaagaagctaTTGTGTTCAACTATATGAGTATGACTGAGAGTGTTATCAGAccagaaataaaaaagagtAATGTGAAAGTTGATCATACCGTGATTTACTTAGCATTAGGCCTTGACATTGTCCTCTTTGGGAGCATTATTCCAGCTAACAAAAAATACAGGGACGACTCTGTTAAGTTTGTCGAGGTTATTAATGaacttttcttgaatggTGAGTTCAAACATGTTCCAGTCAAAGTTTACAAAAATGGTTTGGCTAGTACTTTAGAAATGACAGatgatatcaaaaat
Coding sequences:
- the KAFR0J02220 gene encoding zinc-binding alcohol dehydrogenase family protein, translating into MSVPKTMKAVFVEAGDEPVLKSNVPLPKVKDGHLLLKTKAAAGNPTDWKHVVHKMGGVNCVLGCDVAGEIVQLGPNVDEKKFRVGDNVYGFIHGASANCPENGAFAEYAVLDSKLAFRAPTDIRFSGKENIPPGPITTFEGAASIPCSWGTAGATLFHHFDLKYDWSEDKPQYDFPLLVWGGATALGQAIIQLAKRFNCYSKIITVASKKHEAQLKAYGADEVYDYHDGDIIEQIKNKYCNIKHLLDCVSSTETIQQVYQCSPDKEEAIVFNYMSMTESVIRPEIKKSNVKVDHTVIYLALGLDIVLFGSIIPANKKYRDDSVKFVEVINELFLNGEFKHVPVKVYKNGLASTLEMTDDIKNGRNSGEKLVAIFN
- the KRE33 gene encoding ribosome biosynthesis protein KRE33 (similar to Saccharomyces cerevisiae KRE33 (YNL132W); ancestral locus Anc_2.136) — encoded protein: MVKKAIDARIPALIRNGVQEKQRSFFVIVGDRARNQLPNLHYLMMSADLKMNKSVLWAYKKRLLGFTSHRKKREAKIKKEIKRGTREANDQDPFEGFISNQNIRYVYYKETEKILGNTYGMCILQDFEALTPNLLARTIETVEGGGIVVILLKSMSSLKQLYTMTMDVHSRYRTEAHDDVVARFNERFILSLGSNENCLVVDDELNVLPISGAKNVKPLPPKDDDILSPKEMELKDLKESLEDVQPAGSLVALSKTVNQAHAILTFIDAISEKTLNSTVALTAGRGRGKSAALGIAIAASVSHGYSNIFVTSPSPENLKTLFEFIFKGFDALGYQEHIDYDIIQSTNPEFNNAIVRVDIKRGHRQTIQYIIPQDSHVLGQAELVVIDEAAAIPLPIVKNLLGPYLVFMASTINGYEGTGRSLSLKLIQQLRNQTTTGGRDISQTAFVSRDKKQNDIASSNIGSRQLREIALEEPIRYAEGDPIEKWLNKLLCLDVTLIKNSRFASKGTPHPSQCNLFIVNRDTLFSYHPVSENFLEKMMALYVSSHYKNSPNDLQLMSDAPAHQLFVLLPPIDPKNGNRIPDPLCVIQVALEGQISKQSVRNSLSRGQRAGGDLIPWLISQQFQDEEFAGLSGARIVRIATNPEYASMGYGSRSIELLRDYFEGKFTDMSESDKPRNYSLKRVSDKELAKTNLLKDEIKLRDASTLPPLLLKLSEQPPHFLHYLGVSYGLTPSLHKFWKNNKFVPVYIRQTANDLTGEHTCVMLNVLEGREANWLVAFANDFHKRFLSLLSYDFNKFTSVQSLNVIECCKKVSELYNGAEFSNELTRTQLDDIFSPFDLKRLDSYANNLLDYHVIVDLLPMLSILYFSGRMGDTVNLSGVQSAILLAIGLQRKSIDSITKELKLPSNQIIAMFAKIIRKFSLYFRQLLSESIDQNLPKRTDEKIAEMNGEEVKSYNAAEALDQLDEDLEEAGTEANRAMREKQKELINSLKLDKYTISDNINEWDSNKDIEKAAKSNGVVSVKTGTKRSTENGTNIYNSEMKSLKKSKKPRKH